The following are encoded together in the Leptospira brenneri genome:
- a CDS encoding tRNA (cytidine(34)-2'-O)-methyltransferase produces MEIALFRPEIPPNTGNIARLCVNVGVPLSIVGEPSFDLSEKAVRRAGLDYWKDLDLRLFSDFEEFRTKKEAEGSRIFLVSKFGTKVYWDVAFRPTDVFLFGRETSGLPEEIHRSCPPEHIISLPMAEVSRSINLSNAVAIVLYEALRQEKTRTNP; encoded by the coding sequence TTGGAAATCGCTCTTTTTCGCCCAGAAATCCCACCTAACACAGGAAATATCGCAAGGCTTTGTGTGAATGTGGGAGTTCCTCTTTCCATTGTGGGGGAGCCGTCTTTTGACCTTTCTGAAAAAGCGGTCCGGCGGGCGGGACTTGATTATTGGAAAGATTTGGACCTTCGTCTTTTTTCGGATTTTGAAGAATTTCGGACCAAAAAAGAGGCGGAAGGGAGCCGAATTTTTTTAGTTTCGAAGTTTGGGACCAAAGTGTACTGGGATGTTGCGTTTCGCCCAACGGATGTCTTTCTTTTTGGCCGGGAAACATCCGGTCTGCCCGAAGAAATCCATCGTTCCTGCCCTCCGGAACATATTATTTCCTTACCTATGGCAGAGGTGAGTCGATCCATCAATCTTTCCAATGCGGTTGCCATTGTACTTTATGAAGCACTGCGCCAAGAGAAAACACGGACTAATCCCTAA
- a CDS encoding Mur ligase family protein, whose product MQFLNFLHSLQNIEKTRNFNVFKEYSLEGLSKLFLSLSSKHKVHKPIRISVVGTNGKGSTSHYLASLLSTLGYKTGLYTSPHLLTPLERFQIFKEGKPELSNQDEVEAFFQRTILPDLKEFESLSYFEFLTVFSYLYFSFQKTEFEIWEAGLGGRLDATKLVHADYVVLTKIGIDHSEILGDTKEKICQEKLGILTDVCRQLVAMDPEDLSLKKEIESFPKIKIPVQILPTEKKPTYLETNFLFAKETLGSFLPGLRPRLNSISWESVGRPRGRMEVLHTSPEIVFDPAHNPEAIATTTREFSLTHDSFSIVLGSLPDKDREGILRVLEGLPLQSLYLWEGAGFGTFPEPPEVLRPRTTRVHSEENLKGLFQGRSPVLVLGSFRLYGIVANLIQNTINM is encoded by the coding sequence ATGCAGTTTTTGAATTTTTTACATAGCTTACAGAATATAGAAAAAACGAGAAACTTCAATGTATTCAAAGAATATTCATTGGAAGGATTATCCAAACTCTTTCTATCTTTAAGTTCCAAACATAAGGTTCACAAACCCATTCGAATCAGCGTTGTGGGAACCAACGGAAAAGGTTCCACTTCACACTATTTAGCTTCTCTACTTTCTACTTTGGGATATAAAACTGGACTTTATACTTCGCCTCACCTTCTTACCCCCTTGGAGCGGTTCCAAATTTTTAAAGAAGGAAAACCAGAGTTATCAAACCAAGACGAAGTTGAGGCCTTCTTTCAAAGAACCATTCTCCCCGACTTAAAAGAATTTGAATCTCTTTCCTATTTTGAATTTTTAACTGTATTTTCTTATCTCTACTTTTCTTTTCAAAAAACAGAGTTTGAAATTTGGGAAGCTGGGCTCGGAGGAAGACTCGATGCCACAAAACTTGTCCATGCTGATTATGTTGTACTCACAAAGATTGGGATCGATCATTCTGAAATCTTAGGTGACACCAAAGAAAAAATCTGTCAGGAAAAATTAGGAATCCTAACAGATGTTTGCAGGCAACTTGTGGCGATGGATCCAGAAGACTTGAGTCTAAAAAAAGAAATCGAAAGTTTTCCAAAAATAAAAATACCGGTTCAGATTCTACCGACAGAAAAAAAACCAACCTACCTAGAAACAAACTTTCTTTTTGCGAAAGAAACATTAGGTTCATTCCTTCCTGGCCTTCGCCCTAGGCTAAACTCCATTTCTTGGGAATCCGTAGGACGACCTCGAGGGAGAATGGAAGTTTTACATACAAGCCCTGAGATTGTTTTTGATCCTGCTCACAACCCAGAAGCCATTGCGACAACCACAAGGGAATTTTCCCTCACACATGACTCCTTTTCCATCGTTTTGGGGAGCCTGCCCGACAAAGACAGGGAAGGAATCTTACGAGTTTTGGAAGGCCTCCCCCTCCAGTCTCTTTACCTTTGGGAGGGAGCCGGATTTGGAACCTTTCCAGAGCCTCCAGAAGTGTTAAGGCCCAGAACAACGAGAGTTCATTCTGAGGAAAATCTGAAAGGCTTATTTCAAGGCAGATCTCCGGTTTTGGTGTTAGGAAGTTTTCGCCTGTATGGAATTGTGGCAAATTTGATACAAAATACAATAAACATGTAA
- a CDS encoding ATP-binding protein codes for MPFPLSRTELEKEVKTLFSNGLSGNVNDFYSWVFMETQRKFKDNPNTTLETMTSLLEDLIKDGIITTNPIDPREYLLPESSPIVRKMGTTEQFVILGALPYNPMQYVRARLDYFLKRNGIVEDLRMDLCIATVEAVENAAKYGDGGGVEVIFRIDKNKTFTIEMINTVKDFNLEDDIQRGKFSSTATLMRGMMVMQKLFDSVDLEITDNRKQAILKATRKLT; via the coding sequence ATGCCGTTCCCTCTCTCCAGAACTGAGTTAGAGAAAGAAGTGAAAACTTTGTTCTCCAATGGCCTCTCGGGGAATGTGAACGATTTTTACTCTTGGGTGTTTATGGAAACCCAACGAAAATTCAAGGACAATCCAAATACCACTTTGGAAACAATGACTTCTCTCCTTGAAGATTTGATCAAAGACGGAATCATCACTACAAATCCGATTGACCCAAGGGAGTATTTACTTCCTGAATCTTCACCTATCGTTCGTAAGATGGGGACTACCGAGCAGTTTGTCATTCTTGGTGCACTTCCTTACAACCCAATGCAATATGTTCGCGCAAGACTCGATTACTTTCTAAAAAGAAATGGAATCGTCGAAGATTTACGTATGGATCTTTGTATTGCCACTGTAGAAGCCGTTGAAAATGCCGCGAAGTATGGTGACGGTGGCGGTGTGGAAGTGATATTTCGGATCGATAAAAATAAAACATTCACCATTGAAATGATCAATACGGTAAAAGACTTTAATCTAGAAGATGATATTCAGAGAGGTAAGTTTTCTTCCACAGCAACTCTTATGCGCGGCATGATGGTCATGCAAAAACTTTTCGATTCAGTGGATTTAGAAATCACCGACAATCGAAAACAAGCTATACTGAAAGCAACTCGTAAACTAACATAG
- a CDS encoding phosphoribosylanthranilate isomerase, with product MGTGYKIKICGIKDLATLELCVDLQVDLVGLNFSPRSPRQIDEETAKSLLKLRSKPGFPKLVFLFFENSVSEIQNLTERYNPDLIQLIRGDKFLTQELWTNFTEKKTLLPAIRIQEKVISDDDLEPKSDLVILDSYNKDFGGGTGHSFPWEYVTSVKRPFLLAGGITPQNVKTALETVHPYGIDVASGVETDGKKDPKKIRELVQNVRTI from the coding sequence ATGGGAACCGGATACAAAATCAAAATCTGTGGAATCAAAGACCTGGCCACATTGGAACTCTGTGTGGACCTCCAGGTCGATTTGGTTGGCCTCAATTTTTCCCCACGATCCCCACGCCAAATCGATGAAGAAACAGCAAAGTCCTTATTAAAACTTAGATCCAAACCAGGATTCCCAAAACTAGTCTTTTTATTCTTCGAAAACTCTGTTTCCGAAATTCAAAATTTGACAGAACGTTACAATCCCGATCTCATCCAACTCATTCGTGGTGATAAGTTTCTAACCCAAGAACTTTGGACAAACTTCACAGAGAAAAAAACTCTCCTACCTGCCATTCGTATCCAAGAGAAAGTCATCTCCGATGATGACTTAGAACCAAAATCCGATTTAGTCATTCTAGATAGTTATAATAAAGATTTTGGTGGTGGGACCGGGCATAGTTTCCCTTGGGAATATGTAACATCCGTAAAACGACCTTTCTTACTTGCTGGCGGAATCACACCCCAAAATGTCAAAACTGCTCTCGAAACAGTCCATCCCTATGGAATCGATGTTGCAAGCGGAGTAGAAACCGACGGGAAAAAAGATCCAAAAAAAATACGAGAATTGGTACAAAATGTCCGAACAATATGA
- a CDS encoding shikimate dehydrogenase family protein, with translation MYSKHTEIFGILGYPLGHTLSPWIHNTLFQLSGYDGVYLVFENERWKEIGLRPLIDLGVKGVSVTIPLKEWAYSQANVVCNASKTMGSSNTLIFRDGNIQAVNTDGTGAVLSITKSNPELLDPKKEKQILILGSGGSAKGILFEIAETLKKNSSDKKIQRKVKILARNESASKEISFSLGNPDWLHITSKEECMKEVDQYDLIIHTTPVGMKGFGGEPILDKKFFTKKHTLFDIVYNPLETDLVKEAKKKKADIIPGYHMLLYQGIKQFELFTNSKAKEKWIGKVESLLLKQLKSRV, from the coding sequence TTGTATTCAAAACACACTGAAATTTTTGGGATTTTAGGATATCCCTTGGGTCATACTCTTTCTCCTTGGATCCATAATACTCTATTCCAACTCTCAGGGTATGATGGAGTCTATTTGGTATTTGAGAACGAAAGATGGAAAGAGATTGGCCTTCGCCCCTTAATAGATCTAGGAGTGAAGGGAGTTTCAGTAACCATACCATTGAAAGAATGGGCCTATTCACAAGCGAACGTTGTTTGTAATGCTTCAAAGACCATGGGCTCTTCCAATACCTTAATTTTCCGCGATGGAAACATCCAAGCTGTGAATACGGACGGAACAGGTGCAGTTCTCTCCATCACAAAATCCAATCCAGAGCTTTTAGATCCTAAAAAAGAAAAACAAATTTTAATCCTGGGAAGTGGGGGAAGTGCCAAAGGGATTCTATTTGAAATTGCGGAGACTCTTAAAAAAAACAGTAGTGATAAAAAGATCCAAAGAAAGGTAAAAATCCTCGCAAGGAATGAATCTGCTTCCAAAGAAATATCTTTTTCCTTGGGGAATCCTGATTGGTTGCATATTACCTCCAAAGAAGAGTGTATGAAAGAAGTGGATCAGTATGACCTCATCATCCACACCACTCCCGTGGGAATGAAAGGATTTGGTGGGGAACCAATACTCGATAAAAAATTTTTTACCAAAAAACATACGTTATTCGATATTGTTTATAACCCTTTAGAAACCGACCTAGTCAAAGAGGCTAAGAAAAAAAAGGCAGATATCATTCCTGGATATCATATGTTACTTTACCAAGGGATCAAACAATTTGAGTTATTTACAAATTCGAAAGCCAAAGAGAAATGGATTGGGAAAGTGGAGTCTTTACTTCTAAAACAATTAAAGTCTAGAGTTTAA
- a CDS encoding S1 RNA-binding domain-containing protein, protein MKGPSSEFERLLEESFKKRQSIEPGSRHEAKVTAVKNDYVFIRTVENKITGNISTEEWRDEVPPKVNDSLVVYFLKENSGDFYFTTCLSGDNLTEEHIDLASQYEIPVLGQLLTEANGGWDVKLGSFSAFVPFSQLDISLKGKNIAGKRIRFVISELGKKQNKIILSQKKIADKERESKKQLLRDELKVGMFVSCSIKSIHKFGLIVDMDGFDALVPQSEATYKKNADLTTEFRVGESLRAKILTLDWATNKISLSVKDFLSDPWSGKLPFKESDIVTGTLESIKPFGLFVRLGDDFTGLVPNKETGVPSRTPLNTVFNPGQKLEVFVLEINPEKRQIALSISKAAEAKDRMEYQEYMTKEESPSSVSSFGLALQKSLEKKNKK, encoded by the coding sequence ATGAAAGGCCCATCCTCAGAATTTGAACGTTTATTAGAAGAAAGTTTTAAAAAAAGACAATCCATCGAACCTGGCTCACGTCATGAAGCCAAAGTAACAGCTGTTAAGAATGATTATGTGTTCATTCGCACTGTAGAAAATAAAATCACAGGAAATATTTCTACTGAAGAATGGAGAGATGAAGTTCCACCAAAGGTTAACGACTCACTTGTTGTTTACTTTTTAAAAGAAAACTCCGGAGATTTTTATTTTACTACCTGTCTTTCCGGCGACAACCTAACAGAAGAACATATTGATTTGGCATCACAGTATGAAATTCCTGTGCTTGGTCAATTGCTTACCGAAGCAAATGGTGGTTGGGATGTCAAACTTGGTAGTTTCTCTGCCTTTGTTCCTTTTAGCCAATTGGATATTTCCTTAAAAGGGAAAAACATTGCTGGAAAACGAATCCGGTTTGTGATTTCAGAACTTGGGAAAAAACAAAATAAAATCATTTTATCTCAGAAAAAAATTGCAGATAAAGAAAGAGAATCTAAGAAACAGCTGTTACGTGATGAACTGAAAGTCGGAATGTTTGTTTCCTGCTCTATCAAAAGCATCCATAAGTTTGGCCTAATTGTAGACATGGACGGATTTGATGCTTTGGTTCCGCAATCGGAAGCAACCTACAAAAAAAATGCAGACCTGACCACAGAGTTCCGAGTGGGTGAATCTCTCCGTGCCAAAATTTTGACTTTGGACTGGGCTACGAATAAAATTTCGCTCAGTGTAAAAGACTTTTTATCAGATCCATGGTCTGGAAAACTTCCGTTCAAAGAATCGGACATTGTGACTGGAACCTTAGAATCGATCAAACCTTTTGGTTTATTCGTTCGGTTAGGTGATGATTTTACTGGCCTTGTTCCTAACAAAGAAACAGGAGTTCCTTCTCGTACACCTTTAAATACTGTCTTTAACCCTGGCCAAAAGTTGGAAGTTTTTGTTTTGGAAATCAATCCTGAAAAAAGACAAATTGCTTTGTCTATTTCCAAAGCGGCAGAAGCAAAAGATCGAATGGAATACCAAGAGTATATGACCAAGGAAGAAAGTCCGAGTTCCGTTTCTAGTTTTGGACTGGCTTTGCAAAAATCGTTGGAAAAAAAGAATAAGAAGTAA
- a CDS encoding glycosyltransferase family 2 protein, whose translation MPLPLSCAIITLNEEDNISRTLKALSFIEDIVVIDSGSTDKTVTIAKSLGARVFYRKFDNYASQKNFAIEQTKFDWVLAIDADEVVSDGLKSEIINLFAHNKLQSVGYLVPRLTYYLGKWIRFGGYYPNYQIRLFKKTAGEFSGGLVHERVKLIGKPIKLKNPLYHYSYKNISDHLQFIDRYSSLFAEEEFRKGKSSSVFWAFLKACFKGFYMYWIRLGILDGKQGFVLALLGFYYNFLKYLKLYEKSKSISSFFVMVDSVHDVKGSKSTEKDGDQVHVG comes from the coding sequence ATGCCTCTTCCTTTATCCTGTGCCATCATTACCCTCAACGAAGAGGATAATATTTCTCGCACGCTCAAAGCCCTTTCGTTTATAGAAGATATTGTTGTCATCGATTCTGGTTCCACAGACAAAACAGTAACAATTGCAAAGTCTTTAGGAGCACGTGTTTTCTATCGTAAGTTTGATAATTATGCTTCGCAAAAGAACTTTGCCATCGAACAAACTAAGTTTGATTGGGTCCTTGCCATTGATGCTGATGAAGTGGTTTCTGATGGATTAAAGTCCGAAATTATCAATTTATTTGCTCACAACAAACTCCAATCTGTTGGTTATCTTGTCCCTCGCCTGACTTATTATTTAGGAAAATGGATTCGTTTTGGCGGGTATTATCCTAACTACCAAATTAGATTATTTAAAAAAACGGCTGGAGAGTTTAGCGGTGGTTTGGTGCATGAAAGAGTTAAACTCATCGGAAAACCAATCAAACTAAAGAATCCACTTTATCATTATTCTTATAAAAACATATCCGACCATTTACAATTCATTGATCGATATTCTAGTTTGTTTGCAGAAGAAGAATTCAGAAAAGGAAAATCGAGTTCGGTGTTTTGGGCTTTTTTAAAAGCCTGTTTTAAAGGATTCTATATGTATTGGATTCGGTTGGGAATCCTAGATGGTAAACAAGGATTTGTACTCGCCCTTCTAGGATTTTATTATAATTTTCTTAAATACTTAAAGTTGTATGAAAAATCGAAATCAATCTCTTCTTTCTTTGTTATGGTTGATTCGGTTCATGATGTAAAGGGCAGTAAATCCACCGAGAAAGATGGCGACCAAGTTCACGTTGGATAA
- the mutS gene encoding DNA mismatch repair protein MutS, producing the protein MSEQYEALNTPVMRQYMEVKEQHPDGIVFFRMGDFYEMFLEDAKIAAQILDITLTKRQNQIPMAGIPYHATESYISRLIAAGKKVIVCEQIKPEDPKAKIMSREVVRIITPGTVVEDNLLGGYQNNYLSLYYKEKTSVYLAFADVSTSELLYFFFSENETERINDTIKRFSPKEIIYTDELPPLTKELKIILSQVPADFIPKKKGAGIDTVVHVLDAYLQYNYRKQNFVFKSPRRIDENEYLVLDEQTVAHLELVENPNDKNHTLFGVLNRCITATGKRYLKQRILFPTREENKIKSHWDKIEILSANKKERFQIKESLGDLIDLERVLTRFRVGKALPRDFRGIDKSLESTKNIKTILDGIGYDFSKLPKELIGLSKLFFDTLFEGELPVFLGNSPFLKSGFNKEYDDAILAREKGKDWILELEEKEKKTSGISSLKIRYNKILGYFIEISKAQAKEVPSHFLKKQTLVTGERFTSPELEDLERAILQADEIIERIEKEKFDELVAHCISLYEEFLTLSNEVASLDYHLSLTETKEEYQWTRPEIRNDGILNYSESRHPVVETFLPIGERFVPNSLDLNPKEGAIAVLTGPNMAGKSTFMRQIAINQILFQMGSYVPAKKASLAIVDRIFTRIGSGDNLTKGESTFFVEMKETATILNQFSENSLILFDEVGRGTSTYDGLSIAWAILEFLSAKFPKPKTIFATHYHELTELEKGNGIFNLYLDTFEKEGEILFLKKVKRGKSKQSFGIYVAKLAGIPESVSDRAKEILSGLESKKREIKIKNEEPSLFAGLMDNQTNNISANEEKVLKRLKQIDPNQIPPLEALSILDELKRILKEKD; encoded by the coding sequence ATGTCCGAACAATATGAAGCATTGAATACTCCCGTAATGCGCCAATACATGGAAGTGAAAGAACAACATCCAGATGGAATTGTATTTTTCCGTATGGGCGATTTTTACGAGATGTTCTTAGAGGATGCAAAAATTGCTGCGCAGATTTTAGACATCACTCTTACCAAAAGACAAAATCAAATCCCTATGGCCGGGATTCCTTACCATGCTACAGAAAGTTATATATCTAGGTTGATCGCTGCTGGAAAAAAAGTAATAGTCTGTGAACAAATCAAACCAGAAGACCCCAAAGCCAAAATCATGTCGAGAGAAGTGGTTCGGATCATCACACCAGGAACAGTGGTTGAAGACAATTTACTCGGCGGATACCAAAACAATTATTTATCCTTATACTATAAGGAAAAAACATCCGTCTATTTAGCGTTTGCTGATGTATCCACTTCTGAACTATTATATTTCTTTTTTTCAGAAAATGAAACAGAAAGAATCAACGATACAATCAAAAGATTCTCACCAAAAGAAATCATCTATACTGATGAATTGCCTCCACTCACAAAAGAATTAAAAATCATCCTTTCACAAGTGCCTGCCGATTTTATCCCCAAAAAGAAAGGGGCAGGAATTGATACGGTTGTCCATGTTCTGGATGCTTATCTCCAATACAATTACAGAAAACAAAACTTTGTTTTTAAGTCACCCAGACGAATTGATGAAAACGAATATTTAGTTCTAGATGAACAAACGGTTGCCCACTTAGAACTTGTTGAAAATCCAAATGATAAAAACCATACACTGTTTGGAGTTTTAAATCGTTGTATTACAGCCACCGGGAAACGGTATCTAAAACAAAGGATTCTTTTCCCAACCCGAGAAGAAAACAAAATCAAATCCCATTGGGATAAAATAGAAATTTTATCTGCCAACAAAAAAGAAAGGTTCCAAATCAAAGAATCGTTAGGTGATCTTATCGACTTAGAACGTGTTCTCACTCGGTTTCGTGTAGGAAAAGCCCTGCCACGAGATTTTCGTGGGATCGACAAAAGTTTAGAATCTACAAAAAATATCAAAACTATCTTAGATGGAATTGGTTATGATTTTTCCAAACTTCCGAAGGAACTTATAGGACTATCCAAACTATTTTTTGATACCCTCTTCGAAGGAGAACTTCCTGTATTTCTTGGGAATTCACCTTTTTTAAAATCGGGGTTCAACAAAGAATACGACGACGCCATCCTCGCTCGAGAAAAAGGGAAAGATTGGATTTTGGAATTGGAGGAGAAGGAGAAAAAAACATCCGGAATTTCTTCTTTAAAGATTCGTTACAATAAAATTTTGGGATACTTTATTGAAATCTCTAAAGCACAAGCAAAAGAAGTCCCTTCTCATTTCCTAAAAAAACAAACTCTTGTTACAGGAGAACGATTTACTTCTCCTGAATTAGAAGATTTAGAAAGAGCTATCCTCCAAGCAGATGAAATCATCGAAAGAATTGAAAAAGAAAAATTTGATGAACTGGTAGCACATTGTATTTCTCTTTATGAAGAGTTCCTCACTCTTTCCAACGAAGTAGCTTCGTTAGACTACCACCTCTCCCTCACAGAAACTAAGGAAGAATACCAATGGACAAGACCCGAAATTCGTAATGATGGAATTCTAAACTATTCCGAATCTCGCCATCCTGTCGTAGAAACTTTTTTACCTATTGGCGAACGTTTTGTACCCAATAGTTTAGACTTAAACCCGAAAGAAGGCGCCATCGCCGTGTTAACTGGCCCCAATATGGCCGGTAAATCCACTTTTATGCGCCAAATTGCTATCAACCAAATCCTCTTCCAAATGGGTTCTTATGTTCCCGCCAAGAAGGCGTCACTGGCTATAGTGGATCGAATCTTCACTCGGATTGGGTCAGGTGATAATCTCACCAAAGGTGAATCCACTTTCTTTGTTGAAATGAAAGAGACTGCCACCATTCTAAATCAATTTTCAGAAAACAGTTTGATCCTATTTGATGAAGTGGGCAGAGGAACTTCTACCTATGATGGACTATCAATTGCTTGGGCCATTTTAGAATTTTTATCTGCAAAATTTCCCAAACCAAAAACCATCTTTGCCACCCACTATCATGAGTTAACGGAACTAGAAAAAGGAAATGGAATTTTTAATTTGTATTTGGATACTTTTGAAAAAGAAGGAGAAATCCTATTTCTAAAAAAAGTCAAACGAGGGAAATCGAAACAATCGTTTGGGATCTATGTTGCAAAACTTGCAGGGATTCCTGAATCTGTTTCGGATCGGGCCAAAGAAATTTTATCTGGGCTAGAATCCAAAAAACGAGAAATCAAAATTAAAAATGAAGAACCGAGTTTGTTTGCAGGTCTTATGGACAATCAAACAAACAATATCTCTGCAAACGAAGAAAAGGTTTTAAAAAGATTAAAACAAATTGATCCAAACCAAATTCCGCCTTTAGAGGCATTATCCATTTTGGATGAATTAAAACGTATCCTCAAAGAGAAAGACTAA
- the serB gene encoding phosphoserine phosphatase SerB, whose product MNSLLLISRSHIPNSILSKTFDNLKFDPTNSSTADSLSAISRTEKFGLYCIRISQPESLNRNQVLNIRNQLAEHKIDFLYLGALLPKDKESLFVFDMDSTVINEEVIDELARKHGVFEEVATVTKQAMEGGMGFDEALRLRVKHLAGLSKESFKEVYDLLTLNDGMEKVFQFVPANGSKLGILSGGFTPVLQLFSEKYPVSFYRANGLEEVDGIFTGSIFGEIINREKKEIYLKQYARELSIPIEQVVAVGDGANDALMLGAAGIGIGIHAKQGLKDQITNWIDFTDLSALVFLFEDTF is encoded by the coding sequence ATGAATTCCCTTCTTCTTATTTCTCGTTCCCATATTCCTAATTCGATTCTTTCTAAAACCTTTGATAATCTAAAGTTTGATCCCACAAATTCGTCTACTGCCGATTCGCTTTCGGCGATATCCCGTACGGAAAAGTTTGGATTGTATTGTATCCGAATTTCGCAACCTGAATCTTTAAACAGAAATCAAGTTCTGAATATTCGAAATCAATTGGCGGAACATAAAATTGATTTTTTATATCTTGGTGCTTTACTACCCAAGGATAAAGAGTCGCTTTTTGTTTTTGATATGGATTCCACCGTAATCAACGAAGAAGTCATTGATGAGTTGGCAAGAAAACACGGAGTGTTTGAGGAAGTGGCGACTGTGACCAAACAAGCAATGGAAGGTGGAATGGGTTTTGATGAAGCCCTTCGCCTCCGAGTGAAACACTTAGCGGGACTTTCCAAAGAAAGTTTTAAAGAAGTGTATGATCTACTCACGCTGAATGATGGAATGGAAAAGGTATTTCAATTTGTTCCGGCCAATGGATCAAAACTCGGAATCCTGAGCGGTGGGTTTACTCCCGTATTACAGTTATTCTCCGAAAAGTACCCTGTTAGCTTTTATAGAGCCAATGGTTTAGAAGAAGTAGATGGAATTTTTACAGGTTCCATTTTTGGTGAGATCATCAACAGGGAAAAAAAAGAAATTTATCTAAAACAATATGCTAGAGAACTCTCCATTCCAATAGAACAAGTGGTTGCTGTGGGAGATGGGGCCAATGATGCACTGATGCTCGGAGCAGCTGGTATTGGTATTGGTATCCACGCCAAACAAGGATTAAAAGATCAAATCACTAATTGGATAGACTTTACTGACCTATCTGCTTTAGTCTTTCTCTTTGAGGATACGTTTTAA
- a CDS encoding histidine kinase — protein sequence MEKISGMGKETSEISDHIKLHIENGKILSLKTHRVSKSVEEHIKEAVGLILDRLTYPTLVPTLYTIIKELAINACKANQKRVFFEERGYSMLNPSQYARGVREYREMFSEEMSNEFGMKAKKKGYYCLINFKFNDDGITIEVINNTPIAKEEEKAIRERLEKGMVYDDIAQFYMDNADTTEGAGLGLALILIMLKGEGIDPNFFRIIIGEDSTIARLEIPLSDKFVSVRDPNQI from the coding sequence ATGGAAAAGATTTCGGGTATGGGAAAGGAAACAAGCGAGATTTCTGATCACATCAAATTACACATCGAAAATGGGAAAATTCTCTCGCTAAAGACTCACCGGGTGTCCAAATCCGTTGAAGAGCACATCAAAGAGGCTGTTGGCCTGATTTTGGATCGCCTCACCTATCCCACTCTCGTCCCAACTCTCTATACCATCATCAAAGAACTGGCGATCAATGCCTGCAAAGCCAACCAAAAACGTGTCTTTTTTGAAGAACGCGGATACAGTATGCTGAACCCCTCTCAATATGCAAGGGGAGTTAGAGAATACCGTGAAATGTTTTCAGAAGAGATGTCCAACGAATTTGGAATGAAAGCCAAAAAGAAAGGATACTATTGTTTAATTAATTTTAAATTTAATGATGATGGGATCACCATCGAAGTCATCAACAACACCCCTATTGCCAAAGAAGAAGAAAAAGCCATTAGAGAAAGATTAGAGAAAGGTATGGTCTATGATGACATCGCCCAGTTCTATATGGACAATGCTGATACCACAGAAGGTGCCGGCCTTGGTCTTGCTCTCATTCTCATTATGCTCAAAGGGGAAGGTATCGACCCCAATTTCTTTCGAATCATTATCGGAGAAGATTCCACCATCGCAAGATTAGAAATCCCTCTTTCTGATAAGTTTGTCTCTGTGCGAGACCCCAACCAAATTTAA
- a CDS encoding TetR/AcrR family transcriptional regulator — protein sequence MQTPKEHTRKEILQAAREEFIQLGFEKASMRTIAKKAKVSTSNIYNYFENKEHLLTEILQPVLSGMEKAFAYVSHPDYFEKRFNDSYDAWKERFHVALDYVDTNRDDFILLLTKAQGSHLEEFPDTVLTRLTKINFEQYTTFKEKTPSYKGEVSEFVVRNILSFFLNIFVQMVRQGISKEDMLFYQDSFLKFLHYGYKGSIASDLS from the coding sequence ATGCAAACGCCCAAAGAACACACAAGAAAAGAAATCTTACAAGCGGCTCGAGAAGAATTCATTCAACTCGGTTTTGAGAAGGCTAGTATGCGAACCATTGCCAAAAAAGCAAAGGTATCCACGAGTAATATCTATAATTACTTCGAAAACAAAGAACACCTACTCACGGAAATCTTACAGCCAGTTCTTTCTGGAATGGAAAAAGCTTTTGCTTATGTTTCCCATCCAGATTATTTCGAAAAAAGATTTAACGACAGTTATGATGCATGGAAGGAACGATTTCATGTTGCACTCGATTATGTAGATACAAATCGAGATGATTTTATCCTTTTATTAACCAAAGCCCAAGGCTCGCATTTAGAAGAATTCCCAGATACTGTTCTCACTCGTCTTACAAAAATCAATTTTGAACAGTATACGACCTTCAAAGAAAAAACTCCAAGTTACAAGGGAGAAGTAAGCGAATTCGTTGTTCGAAACATTCTTTCTTTCTTTCTCAATATCTTTGTCCAAATGGTTAGACAGGGCATTTCCAAAGAGGATATGTTGTTCTATCAGGACAGTTTCCTTAAATTTTTACACTACGGATACAAAGGATCGATTGCCTCTGATCTGAGTTGA